One Octopus sinensis linkage group LG11, ASM634580v1, whole genome shotgun sequence genomic window carries:
- the LOC115217261 gene encoding rho-related GTP-binding protein RhoU-like, with protein MKDDFDSLRPLCYPNTDVFLLCFSVVCPSSFHNILDKWLPEVRQHSPKTPIILIGTQCDLRNDVKILIELARYKEAPIAEADAQRLACQIGAYSYIECSALTQKNLKEVFDSAIISALNLGKPTLPSVPSGKSKLKKINPDVPPHKRKKGWKKFFCVF; from the exons ATGAAA GACGATTTTGATTCGCTACGTCCTCTATGTTACCCGAACACAGATGTCTTCCTGCTTTGTTTCAGTGTGGTCTGTCCTTCGTCCTTCCACAACATTCTTGACAAATGGTTACCAGAGGTGCGGCAACATTCACCTAAAACACCAATCATCTTAATTGGTACTCAATGCGATCTCAGGAACGATGTGAAAATCCTCATTGAACTGGCTCGCTACAAAGAGGCCCCAATTGCGGAAGCCGATGCCCAGCGCCTCGCCTGCCAAATTGGGGCCTATTCGTATATTGAGTGCTCGGCACTGACGCAAAAGAACCTGAAAGAAGTCTTTGACAGTGCCATCATTTCAGCTTTGAACCTTGGTAAACCTACGCTACCCAGTGTGCCTTCGGGCAAATCGAAATTGAAAAAGATCAATCCAGACGTACCACCCCATAAAAGGAAAAAGGGTTGGAAAAAGTTCTTCTGTGTGTTTTAG